The following proteins are encoded in a genomic region of Streptomyces sp. SLBN-31:
- a CDS encoding SpoIIE family protein phosphatase: MESGADRGTERDTPPSLGTGNGAADGHGATGRVPLAVVVVDRGGLVSHWSTGARRLFGVPKEEAIGRAAVDLLPVSGVLPEEEDIPEYGAFAAYDGLGPGLESSLDGRFSYPAAGRARLTVPGRGEPGRVDVLWWAYPLVGPGRERLLVLAADTARLHRDEPDDDPAFERIAPGFALHTDFPGAEELAGRLPEILPSMSVGESARIVAQVLELGYPVLEFSQNDRVPVTPDWGVPRRAQRRARRERAARAVAEGLPIPRELADDGEDLEYAAVRERLEFLNEVSGRIGTSLDLATTILEVSRAVVPRFTDVAGTYLREQVVAGEGFPEGIPDTTTMWHRVAVEHTDEPGRWDDVVPVGEAMPFPAHTPFFQCMTTGEPVLVPRISEEMGHAIASQFEKRDIRPLINHRSMLVVPLKARNVVLGFMILLRHPERPVFNDMDRVTGAELAARAGLVLDNARMYTYQESVAETLQDSMLPHIPPRMPGCDIATRYLPGTLLGRVGGDWFDSVKLPGARTALVVGDVMGHGLNSAAMMGQLRTAVQTMAALDLPPAQLLRNLDDLAQRLGDNYLATCLYAVYDPIASELHLANAGHIPPVLVRAEDGRSELLDLPTGAPIGVGGVPFEAVRVRVEPGDRIVMCTDGLVEVRGEDIGVGLATLSESAAHPAASMDDACDAIIRALAATFSAAGRGGRKDDVALLMARLNGIDADDVAEWRLSLDPVEVSRARAVVREQLYDWGLAELAAQTELLVSELVTNAVRHSHRRPVLLRLVRGDTLLCEVDDDDHELPTLLSAGPGDDSGRGLRVVSTLAREWGTSRTTTGKTVWFELTLPRR; this comes from the coding sequence ATGGAAAGTGGCGCTGACCGTGGCACCGAGAGGGACACACCTCCCAGCCTCGGAACCGGGAACGGCGCGGCGGACGGCCATGGCGCGACCGGCCGGGTCCCGCTGGCCGTGGTCGTCGTGGACCGCGGCGGCCTCGTCTCCCACTGGAGCACCGGCGCACGCCGTCTGTTCGGCGTCCCCAAGGAGGAGGCGATCGGCCGCGCGGCCGTCGACCTGCTGCCGGTCTCCGGCGTGCTGCCCGAGGAGGAGGACATCCCGGAGTACGGGGCGTTCGCGGCCTACGACGGACTCGGCCCCGGCCTCGAGTCGTCGCTGGACGGCAGGTTCTCCTACCCGGCAGCGGGCCGCGCCCGCCTGACCGTCCCCGGGCGGGGCGAGCCGGGCCGCGTCGACGTGCTGTGGTGGGCGTACCCACTGGTGGGCCCCGGCCGGGAGCGGCTGCTCGTGCTCGCCGCCGACACCGCGCGGCTCCACCGGGACGAACCCGACGACGACCCGGCCTTCGAACGGATCGCGCCCGGCTTCGCCCTGCACACCGACTTCCCCGGGGCCGAGGAGCTGGCAGGTCGGCTGCCCGAGATCCTGCCCAGCATGAGCGTCGGCGAGAGCGCCCGGATCGTCGCGCAGGTCCTCGAACTGGGCTACCCCGTACTGGAGTTCAGCCAGAACGACCGGGTGCCCGTCACCCCCGACTGGGGTGTGCCCCGGCGCGCGCAGCGCCGGGCCCGCCGCGAGCGCGCCGCGCGCGCCGTCGCCGAAGGATTACCGATACCGCGGGAACTCGCCGACGACGGCGAGGACCTGGAGTACGCCGCCGTACGCGAGCGCCTGGAGTTCCTCAACGAGGTCAGTGGCCGCATCGGCACCTCCCTCGACCTGGCCACGACGATCCTCGAGGTCAGCCGTGCCGTCGTACCCCGCTTCACCGACGTCGCCGGCACCTATCTGCGCGAACAGGTCGTCGCCGGCGAGGGGTTCCCCGAGGGCATCCCCGACACCACCACCATGTGGCACCGGGTGGCCGTGGAACACACCGACGAGCCGGGCCGCTGGGACGACGTCGTGCCGGTCGGCGAGGCCATGCCCTTCCCGGCGCACACACCGTTCTTCCAGTGCATGACCACCGGCGAGCCCGTCCTGGTGCCGCGCATCAGCGAGGAGATGGGCCACGCCATCGCCTCGCAGTTCGAGAAGCGGGACATCCGGCCGCTGATCAACCACCGGTCGATGCTGGTCGTACCCCTGAAGGCACGCAACGTCGTCCTGGGCTTCATGATCCTGCTGCGTCACCCGGAGCGGCCCGTCTTCAACGACATGGACCGCGTCACCGGCGCCGAACTCGCCGCCCGCGCGGGCCTCGTGCTCGACAACGCGCGCATGTACACCTACCAGGAGAGCGTCGCCGAGACCCTCCAGGACAGCATGCTGCCGCACATCCCGCCGCGCATGCCGGGCTGCGACATCGCCACCCGCTACCTGCCCGGTACCCTGCTGGGACGCGTCGGCGGCGACTGGTTCGACTCCGTGAAACTGCCCGGCGCCCGCACCGCCCTGGTCGTCGGCGACGTCATGGGCCACGGCCTCAACTCGGCCGCGATGATGGGCCAGTTGCGTACCGCCGTGCAGACCATGGCCGCCCTCGACCTGCCGCCCGCCCAGCTCCTGCGCAACCTCGACGACCTCGCCCAGCGCCTCGGCGACAACTACCTCGCGACCTGTCTGTACGCCGTCTACGACCCGATCGCGAGCGAACTGCACCTCGCCAACGCCGGACACATCCCGCCGGTGCTGGTGCGGGCCGAGGACGGCCGCAGCGAGCTGCTCGATCTGCCGACCGGCGCGCCCATCGGCGTCGGCGGGGTGCCGTTCGAGGCGGTACGCGTGCGCGTGGAGCCCGGCGACCGGATCGTGATGTGCACCGACGGGCTGGTCGAGGTGCGCGGCGAGGACATCGGCGTGGGCCTGGCGACCCTCAGCGAGTCCGCGGCCCACCCGGCCGCGTCGATGGACGACGCCTGCGACGCCATCATCCGCGCCCTCGCCGCGACCTTCTCGGCAGCGGGCCGCGGCGGCCGCAAGGACGACGTCGCCCTCCTGATGGCCCGGCTCAACGGCATCGACGCCGACGACGTCGCCGAGTGGCGGCTCTCCCTCGACCCGGTCGAGGTCTCACGCGCGCGTGCCGTGGTCCGCGAACAGCTCTACGACTGGGGGCTGGCCGAACTCGCCGCCCAGACCGAGCTGTTGGTGAGCGAACTCGTCACCAACGCCGTACGGCACTCCCACCGCCGGCCGGTCCTGCTGCGTCTGGTCCGCGGCGACACCCTGCTGTGCGAAGTGGACGACGACGACCACGAACTGCCGACCCTCCTCAGCGCCGGACCGGGCGACGACTCCGGGCGCGGACTGCGCGTGGTGAGCACCCTCGCGCGCGAGTGGGGCACCAGCCGTACGACGACCGGCAAGACCGTGTGGTTCGAGCTGACACTGCCCCGGCGCTGA